One Cryptococcus neoformans var. grubii H99 chromosome 3, complete sequence genomic region harbors:
- a CDS encoding transcription factor IWS1 has translation MSSPAFDTIHDQTEGQDLHQEVQAQEHLPVEPTPEVQEEPGSDRQDNEEQPEAEVLEQEQEQIAEQERMQDQEDQIQGAELVSQQPTAEEQEETRDELYNEVFGNQGSDASDLSDDEDMRMDEGEKYVPATATSAAKIPKFKKSKRDDEDEDEDEDDEDDGEERRRKKKKKAERRRKREEEEEEDEAPVLDEATQRRLALEERIDAIGKKPKAVRRKKKGDDDVDIVDSYHDDICARLRDRMIAAADKDEAANKIKMPGTAKLAMLDEVMGVLRNTTLWQSIVDNGVLEAVKRWLEPLPDKSLPSVGIQKAIFEVLPKMDLDTTTLKECRLGPIVLFYTKTKRVTPAINRQADALVQAWSRPIIKRPANYRSRYIESQNEVEQSQGGGAGGGYSQSQRGTGERKFKRFDVKKALEENAHRKGARLQIVQDVQYTVAPEPKTHHQAEEMQHVSRIQQDNKKFNRFARQVKTKKH, from the exons ATGTCCTCTCCAGCCTTTGACACAATCCACGACCAGACGGAAGGGCAGGACCTTCACCAGGAGGTGCAAGCGCAAGAGCACTTACCGGTTGAGCCTACGCCAGAAGTGCAAGAAGAGCCAGGGTCTGACCGCCAGGACAACGAAGAACAGCCCGAGGCTGAGGTGTTAGAACAAGAACAGGAACAGATCGCAGAGCAAGAACGGATGCAGGACCAAGAGGACCAAATTCAAGGTGCGGAGCTGGTATCACAGCAGCCCACAGCCGAGGAACAGGAGGAAACTCGAGATGAACTTTACAATGAAGTGTTCGGTAACCAAGGTTCTGATGCTTCCGATTTGTCGGACGATGAAGACATGAGAATGgatgagggagagaagTATGTGCCCGCTACTGCGACGAGTGCGGCCAAGATTCCCAAGTTCAAGAAGTCTAAgagggatgatgaggatgaagatgaggatgaggacgatgaggatgatggggaagagagaaggagaaagaagaagaagaaggcggaaaggagaaggaagagggaagaggaagaagaggaagatgaagcacCTGTGCTTGATGAGGCCACTC AGCGACGTCTTGctttggaggagagaaTAGATGCTATTGGCAAGAAGCCTAAGGCCGTcagacggaagaagaagggcgatGACGATGTTGAT ATTGTGGACTCTTATCACGACGACATTTGTGCTCGTCTTCGAGACCGAATGATCGCTGCGGCGGACAAGGATGAGGCCGCTAACAAGATCAAGATGCCCGGTACAGCCAAGCTTGCCATGTTGGACGAAGTGATGGGTGTGTTGAGAAA CACGACCCTTTGGCAGTCGATCGTTGATAATGGCGTGCTCGAAGCTGTCAAGAGGTGGCTCGAGCCTTTACCTGACAAGAGCTTGCCGAGTGTTGGTATTCAAAAGGCCATTTTTGAGGTTCTTCCGAAG ATGGACCTCGACACGACCACGTTGAAAGAATGCCGTCTCGGTCccatcgtcctcttctACACCAAGACTAAGCGCGTCACACCCGCTATCAATCGACAAGCCGACGCCCTCGTCCAGGCTTGGTCACGACCGATCATTAAGCGGCCAGCAAACTACCGATCGCGATACATTGAGAGTCAGAACGAGGTTGAGCAGTCGCaaggtggtggtgctggAGGTGGCTACAGTCAGAGCCAGAGAGGTACAGGGGAGAGGAAGTTCAAGAGATTTGATGTCAAGAAAGctttggaagagaatgCGCATAGGAAGGGCGCTAGATTGCAGATTGTCCAG gatgtGCAATATACTGTCGCGCCCGAACCCAAGACACATCATCAGGCCGAAGAGATGCAGCACGTCTCTCGAATCCAGCAAGATAATAAAAAGTTCAACAGGTTTGCTAGACAAGTCAAAACGAAGAAGCATTAG
- a CDS encoding xaa-Pro aminopeptidase, with product MRVAAVKLALPRPGMLRQPALSRALPHTPSVISARTYASSSTITSPKPPKFGQPHATTHPHLVCSGELTPGVPGEEYERRRRQLMESLGEGAKVVCMGGTVRLMSQSIFYRFRQSTDFYYLTGFHEPDATVVLESRPSSPRGYKYTLFVPPKDPHDTLWEGERAGLEGATSIFGADEAHSNTSLSSFLPGILSSGTIYASLPPSPSSSPSSQPFHPPSPRRRSSLLKLFSHSTFSSSSTSEFLPSDPPHLLLAGALSSERATPLERHIQKLRIVKSPIEIQLMKKAADISSAAHTKVMRAAKVGGREAELEAVFEFECAMRGSERQAYVPVVASGANALVIHYTKNDCTLAQDEMVLIDAGCEYHMYTSDITRTFPVSGVFTAPQRDLYQAVLNTQKECIKRCRVDDRVTLSELHRASCGLLLEELRQIGFKLSVGDVERTLYPHFLSHHLGSDLHDCPTRDRNAVLIEGNVISIEPGVYVPFDNRFPKHFHGQGIRIEDEVAFTKNGPLVLSANAPKEIADVEGACQGLLE from the exons ATGAGAGTCGCTGCTGTGAAACTCGCCCTCCCCCGTCCCGGCATGCTGAGACAGCCCGCCCTCTCGCGTGCGCTCCCACATACCCCGTCTGTCATCTCAG CTCGCACATACGCCTCTTCGTCTACAATAACCTCCCCAAAGCCACCCAAGTTTGGTCAACCGCATGCAACTACTCACCCACATCTCGTTTGTTCTGGGGAGCTTACACCCGGCGTACCTGGAGAAGAGTATGAACGGCGGAGACGGCAGTTGATGGAGAgtcttggagaaggagcgaAGGTTGTCTGTATGGGCGGGACTGTGAGATTGATGTCTCAGA GTATTTT CTATCGATTTAGACAAT CAACGGACTTTTACTACCTTACTGGTTTCCATGAGCCTGACGCTACTGTGGTTTTGG AATCAAGGCCTTCATCTCCCAGAGGATACAAGTACACCTTGTTCGTGCCGCCCAAAGATCCCCATGATACGTTGTGGGAAGGCGAGCGGGCTGGCCTTGAGGGCGCTACATCCATTTTCGGTGCTGACGAG GCTCATTCTAACAcgtccctttcttcttttcttccagGCATACTCTCTTCAGGTACCATCTAcgcatctcttcctccatctccctcatcttcaccttcatctcaacctttccaccctccttcacctCGTCGTCGCTCATCGCTTCTCAAGTTATTTTCTCACTCTAcattctcttcatcatcaacctccgaattccttccttctgacCCTCCACACCTTCTTCTAGCCGGTGCTCTCTCCTCTGAAAGGGCTACCCCGCTTGAAAGGCACATCCAGAAACTCCGAATCGTCAAATCGCCTATAGAGATCCaattgatgaagaaggctgcCGATATCAGCAGTGCTGCGCATACCAAGGTGATGAGAGCCGCTAAAGTGGGGGGAAGGGAGGCAGAGCTCGAGGCTGTCTTTGAATTCGAGTGTGCAATGAGAGGTAGTGAGAGGCAGGCATACGTTCCCGTTGTTGCTTCCGG GGCCAACGCCTTGGTTATACATTATACCAAGAACGACTGCACACTAGCTCAAGATGAG ATGGTTTTGATCGATGCTGGTTGCGAGTACCATATGTACACATCCGACATTACCCGTACCTTCCCAGTATCCGGCGTATTCACTGCACCCCAGCGCGATTTATACCAAGCCGTGCTGAATACACAAAAGGAGTGTATCAAGAGGTGTAGAGTGGATGACAGAGTCACCTTAAGCGAACTTCATAGAGCTA GTTGTGGGCTATTGCTGGAGGAGTTGAGGCAAATTGGGTTCAAATTGAGTGTGGGAGATGTTGAACGAACACTG TATCCTCACTTTTTATCTCATCACCTAGGCTCTGACCTTCATGACTGTCCTACGAGAGACCGCAATGCTGT TTTGATTGAAGGAAATGTTATATCCATTGAGCCCGGCGTCTATGTACCTTTCGACAACAGATTCCCCAAACACTTCCACGGACAAGGGATCCGAATAGAA GATGAGGTTGCATTCACCAAAAATGGACCTCTTGTACTTTCAGCCAATGCTCCCAAGGAAATTGCCGACGTGGAGGGTGCTTGTCAAGGACTGTTGGAGTAA
- a CDS encoding farnesyl-diphosphate farnesyltransferase: MGIVNYIVMGATHPMELRAMINFAIWRDTRDITDAVELPTTHYDRPTMRKCWDFLDLTSRSFARVIRELEGELARTVCLFYLVLRALDTVEDDMTIPNDVKLPLLRAMHTKLYEPGWTFKGSKEKDKIVLEEFDAIQTEFSLLDPKYQTVIADICKKMGAGMADFAALATPEQPVAEINSIADYDLYCHYVAGLVGEGLSGLFAASGKERSFIADQLTLSNSMGLLLQKTNIYRDLHEDVIDGRGFWPRAIWSKYGFNSMKELIDPERETEAMWAASEMVLDALRHATDALDYMTLLRCQSVFNFVAIPAVMAIATLERTFMNKKILKENVKIRKGETLRLIMRAMNPRDVSYIFREYARKIHAKVHKDDPNLLKLSIVCGKIEQWAEHHYPSFIQIGNAAGNGVQSAIDPTTNDARAALYTRLAKEAQEAARKARQEKFMADLRAKGLIKEKSDEADGDEEVKKRYEAIQNEQTAPWLMIVGVIVGMLVLMAALGGIVVWVILTVYDE, from the exons ATGGGAATAGTCAACTATATCGTGATGG GCGCCACCCACCCC ATGGAGCTTCGGGCCATGATCAACTTTGCCATTTGGCGTGACACTAGGGATATCACTGACGCGGTTGAGCTGCCAACGACTCATTATGACAGACCGACCATGCGAAAATGCTGGGATTTCCTCGATTTGACCAGTAGGAGTTTCGCAAGGGTCATCAGGGAGCTGGAAGGAGAACTTGCCAGGACT GTTTGTCTGTTCTATCTTGTGCTCCGTGCACTGGACACCGTCGAGGACGATATGACCATCCCCAACGATGTGaagcttcctcttcttcgggCGATGCACACCAAGCTGTACGAGCCTGGATGGACATTCAAAGGatcaaaggaaaaggacaagatTGTCTTGGAGGAGTTCGACGCTATCCAAACAGAGTTTTCTTTGCTCGATCCCAA GTATCAGACTGTCATTGCTGATATTTgcaagaagatgggtgCCGGTATGGCCGACTTTGCCGCACTTGCTACCCCCGAACAACCTGTAGCTGAAATCAACTCCATTGCCGACTACGACCTTTACTGTCATTATGTTGCTGGTCTCGTCGGTGAAGGTCTTTCTGGTTTGTTCGCCGCCTCTGGCAAGGAACGCTCTTTTATCGCCGATCAACTTACCCTTTCCAACTCTATGggcctccttctccagaAGACTAACATCTACCGTGACTTGCACGAGGATGTTATCGACGGCCGAGGCTTTTGGCCTCGGGCTATCTGGTCAAAGTATGGTTTCAACTCTATGAAGGAGTTGATTGACCCTGAAAGGGAGACTGAAGCAATGTGGGCCGCGAGCGAAATGGTGCTCGATGCGTTGAGACATGCTACGGATGCTTTGGACTACATGACACTGTTAAGGTGCCAAAGTGTGTTCAATTTCGTGGCGATCCCTGCTGTCATGGCCATTGCGACTTTGGAGAGGACATTTATGAACAAGAAGATCTTGAAAGAAAATGTGAAGATcaggaagggagaaacTCTTAGG CTGATCATGCGAGCAATGAACCCTCGCGACGTGTCTTACATTTTCCGAGAATATGCCCGCAAGATTCACGCGAAAGTCCACAAAGACGACcccaacctcctcaaacTTTCCATTGTTTGTGGCAAG ATTGAGCAATGGGCTGAGCATCACTACCCCTCGTTCATCCAGATCGGCAATGCTGCGGGCAACGGCGTTCAGTCTGCCATTGATCCCACTACTAACGATGCGCGTGCAGCCTTATACACGCGTCTCGCTAAGGAAGCTCAAGAGGCTGCGCGCAAAGCTCGTCAAGAAAAGTTCATGGCCGACCTTCGCGCCAAGGGGCTCATTAAGGAGAAGAGCGATGAAgctgatggtgatgaagaggtcAAGAAGCGATACGAGGCGATTCAAAATGAACAGACTGCACCTTGGCTCATGATCGTTGGTGTCATTGTCGGTATGTTGGTATTGATGGCTGCTTTGGGAGGTATTGTTGTTTGGGTTATTCTAACAGTGTACGATGAG TAA